Genomic DNA from Melopsittacus undulatus isolate bMelUnd1 chromosome 2, bMelUnd1.mat.Z, whole genome shotgun sequence:
TAAGTATTCAGTATCTCTGAAACCCTTTTATGTATATCTCTTATTTTTGTGTATTGGTTCAGGGTCACATTCGTAAGTGCACTGTTAACCAGACAAGAGCTGTGGCTGGGAGGGTCACAGCCTGGGGATTTTTCATGTATTGGTAAAGCTGGATGCCACTGAGGGGCTCCCAGCCAGATCTTGTTCTAAGTCTTACCTGAATTCTGGTGTCTGTGCAATGGGTCTAACCCTTAACTGTCACTGCAGTTGCCAGTTGTTCTGTAACCTTCTCATTATCTGCCTATTAAACATCACTAACTGGATCAACCTCTCTATCAGTACAGTTTGGTCAGTAGTGAAGGGTGTTATTCAAAAGGATGGTCCCCTTGGATTTTACCGTGGCCTGTCGAGCACTTTGCTGCGGGAAGTCCCAggctatttcttcttctttggaGGGTATGAACTGAGCCGGACTTTCTTTGCCTCTGGGAGATCAAAAGATGAATTAGGTATGGTGCCTCTTTTTCCATGTGGATTTTTAGCATGCTGTTGTGCGGGACATAAAGGAGAGGGGGGGCATATCATCCCTGAAAATACACTAATGAGGCACAGCAGCTATAAAGTACATGTGAAATGAAGGAAACTGGGCATCCAAAACATGCAGTTCTGcgttttgtgtgtatatatagtaAGGAAATCTTGAAGTGACCACTTTGCAATAGAGCAATATTTTAAGTGGAGAATAAATACAGTCAGCTAATATTAACACTATGAAACTACATAAATATCTGACCCTGATGTAACACAACTCTGAACTATTTAATTTCAGCAGCTGTTTAGAGAGAATTTTAAGTCTTTAGCTATATCCTCTTGAACAGCGTGTCCATGTGTATGCTGAAATGTGTGCTGACCATTAGATGTAATGACAGTGCTAGTGAGAGAACACTGAAAATTAGACATGAACAAATGAGAGGCCAGAATAAAGATGGTTTGTCTCCTCCTGAAAGACTGAACAGTTGTACTTTGTCTTGATGTTAAAATTTTCAGTTAAGATTTCAGCTGCATACATTCTCTTGTTGTAAATAAATATCTGGtctgaaacacaaaatgagGGTTGCATTATGAAAATGACTGACCACAAAGTAACTTCACTGTACCAATAAATCTGTATAGGTGATTAGTGACCCTATGTGAAATAGTTTAGAGTAACATCAGTTAGCCTTTGAAAGTGATTACAAATGTGAAAGGAGAGGAGTTAATTTAGTTAATAGTCAGAAGAGAATTCCAAGTTATGCTTATTTAGCATGCCCAGTAATCTACGAAGCACTCTTTATAACCTTTGAGCTTTCTAGTTAGACTTGCAGCTTACCAGTGGCTTAAGATTAACTTCAAGGCTTGTAGGGGAGCAGAAACTTTTGTCGTAAGCCAATTCCTTTGATAAGCAggttttctttgatttctatagattaaataaataatgtgatGTTTATGTTGGTGAATATTTCTGTGGTGTGTATAAAGCTTATTTCTTAACTTTAGGTCCCATTCCTTTGCTACTAAGTGGAGGTTTTGGAGGCAGCTGTCTGTGGATTGCTGTGTATCCTGTGGACTGTGTCAAATCTAGAATTCAGGTTCTTTCAATGGCTGGAAAACAGGCAGGCTTTATGGGAACGTTTGTAACTGTTGTGAGAACTGAAGGTGAGTATGCAGCATATCAACTGCATCTCTAGGGCTGCACATTGAAATCTATACCCCCCAACACAAAAAAATTGCTTAAGAAACGTCCACTGATAATGTGTTAGAGACAGTTCTAACTAACAGAAATACTGATGCCTTCTGTAGTCTGGACAGCTTGGTATCTAGAAATTGAGACCATACCTCTTGGTTCAGGAAGCAATTAACTTAAAGCTAATGAAAGCTCAGTAAGCATTAAAAGCAGATAAAGGAATGAGCTCCATTCCACATGACCAAACCTGTCCATGAAAATTGAAGGGACTGAttcaaattcaaaataaaatttttccTCACCTCTAGAAGTTAATATATGGCTGACTGAGGGCTGTTTGATAAATCAGGCCTATCTAGCCTGGCAACTTGGGGTATCTACCTCAGCACCTAAACTCTGGAAAAGACCTCTGCCATGCACTTCAGAAGACAGTGCAAGAGTGTATGTGGCAGCAGATACAAATCCTAGCCCTGTTGCTAGGGGAGATCCTCAACAGAGCAGGAGTCTGCCCTGGGGCACAGCTCCAACATAATCctgctgttctttctgtttccttttgccTGGTGTGGTATAGCTGCTGTGACCCATATCCTCAGGTGATCTTCTGAAGACCCTGTCATACCTAAGATGAGCTTCAAATATAAGCACTTAAATGGCTAAACTCATGTTACAACTCTAGATGCTCTGGGCATATCAATATGCAGTAATGCTGCAGCTAGCAGTTACATGAGTGAGTTCAGCACTCTGTGTGCCCCTCAAGGCAAAAGCATTACTTCAGTATCCTTTGAAGGTACAAGCAGTGGTTAATGCAGATAGGCAGGTAAATAAATTTCTAACTGGCTCCAATTTCATTTCCAGGTGTACTTGCCTTGTATTCTGGACTGAAGCCAACTATGATCCGTGCATTCCTGGCCAATGGGGCACTGTTCCTTGCCTACGAGTACAGCCGGAAACTTATGATGAAACAAGTAGATTCTTACTGATACCTTCTAGCAGGTGGAGAATGAAAAGTTGTTTAAGGATCAAAAACCTGTTTAAGGATCAAAAACCACATCATGGTCTGAGCAGGGCCAAATCAGTGACCTAATTTTAGGAACTCAACTGCAGTTTAAGACTTGTAATCTTTTAAATTCAGGTGATTTTATAGAGATATGTACATGCTGGTTGGATTGGCCCAGCAGAACTATCTCCATCTTGCAGATTCTGCACTAGGTACATTACATGTCATAATGTATTTTCCTGACCTGTAAtggtgctaaaaaaaaaaagatgttgacCTCCTGTTGGGTTTACTGTAACATGCAGCAGTGGGTTGTGACTTGTTCAAGGCAAAAGCACTGCTTCcaaggctgtgctgtggggGTGAATTCTCCCATTGTTGCTAGCAAGTGTCTGACTTGAACAGCAGTCATATCTAATCTTGGTGAATATGGCTTACTTATGCAGATCCCTCAGCTTGACTCCTGCCCTTCTTCCCTGTGACTTTCTAAGGTCACAGCAGTTTGTGTCTGCTTGTGTACTCTGTCCAGGTAAATGGGCTTACAGACATAGGAAGTGTTTACGCCCTGCCTTGTACTTATGTGACTTAGAGTCAGAGATCTGCCTGCATTTGAGATAAAGACATGTAGTTACTGGGTTTTAGGAGTTCATGCAGCATCTCATTATTTTCTAAATCTTTCAAGTGCTGGAGTATGCTGAGCACCTCTGCATTGAGTACTTAAACTAAGGGAGACTGCCAGCAATAGCTGCTGGCTCTGAGCACAGAATTGTAACTGTGCAAGCTCGTGTTTGGGTCACCTTGACGTGCACTAGTTCATGTGCTTGAAAGACAGGATGCCAAAGAGGAGCAGGAAGCCAGAACAGagtttttaaaagcaactgATGCTATAGTCTCTATGGTGTAGCACACACTTGCTTGGGCTGGAGTCCTGCCATTTGCTGTGTCTGTTCAGCAGGGTGGAAAAAGCTCATATGACTGGATAGCTTGTATCACCTTCAGGCCTGGGGGCATGCCTGCTTGGTCATGCTACTTGGTGAAATACATAGTTAGTGTTACCCAAAATTATGTTACACCTATTTCTAGATGccactttaattttttttaaagaggatGCTCTTTATACAAGCATGCTGTGCCTTGTAAGAAGCAGCTACTGCAAAGGCAGAGCAGGTCTCAGCAATACAATTCAGGATTGAGGAGTTGTACAGAGGGATGGTTGTAGGGTTTAAGTGTCAGTCCATGCCTGTGGAGAGCACAGCCATTTGACCCACCACAATCATCAGTGGTATGCAGAGTACCACCTTGTCACAGCAACCAGCGTTTGTCAGTGACTGGCAACAGCCACAGTTCTAACAGCTTGGTTCTGCATGTTACAGTTCTCCTTTCATATTCtagaaagggggaaaagctTTAGGTACAGATGAAAGCATCTCAGTACCTCCTGCCTCTTGCTGTGGAGCCAGGGTTCACTTTACACTGTTACAGCCTTCTTGATGAAAGGCATGTGCTGCAGTTCCACAAACTCTTCTTACCTCTCCAGCCTTCCTGTGCAGCAGGAACTGTTCATCTACCTTTCAGACATCCATGAGAAGAGGCAGTTTTAAAGCAGGGCATGGCTGAAGAATCTTCAGTGTCTACTGCACCAGTTTACCTTGCTTGACTGATGTACATGGGGAATGATACTGTGCATCATCAGTACTTTATACCAAACATTCAAATAATTCAGGTAGGAAGATGAGGCTTGAAGAGAGTTGCTAGACTGTTCCTTTCCAAAGTTGTACTGTTTATCTTGGCTAAACGTTTGTATGTGCTTCTGATAGTTATAAAAAAGGCAAGGACTAGCTCCACATCAGTGGAATACTTCAATCTATTTCTTAGATTTGTCTctgctttcattatttaaagCACATGGTTGCAGTTTTTAATACAAAAGTTGAAGCTTCAAAAGAAGCAGGGTATTTACAACTGAACCTACAGCAAGAAGCCAGTGGCTGAAATAAACATGCAGTTTGAGAGTTTCTCCTTTGAAGGTGATgtaagcagtaatttttctggTCACAGCTAGCTACTTCAGCTATAACATGTATCAGTTGTTCAGCTAAGaacttcatgatgttggcaCAGGATTTCATGGGAATAAAGTCTGATTTGATTAACTGAGTGCCTAACAGTTGTTTGTGCCAACAATGCTTAACAAGCTTGTCTTGCTGAGGTGCAAACAGAGGTTGAAGTCAGTATCACTACTCTTCCAGAATCAAAGTGCTTTTACAATCAATGGATGGAAAAAGCCCTTAAAATGACTGCTCTAACAAGGTGCTGTGAAACAACTGCATATTCTTCATAATCTACTATGGAAAATAAAGCCTCTAGTTTAGCTTTTGGCCTGGTGCTTTGTTAATACCAGTCAGTTGTAATATTAAGGTTCAACTCAATTTCCAAGTTTTTAGATTGCAGATTACAATGTTTCACACTGTAAGGGTTAGTCTCCTGCCAGCATTACCGTTTCTGAGCAGTGGTTCTTGGCTCTAAGGAAAAAATGTAGTATCTCACACAGTTTGTTACTCATTCCTGTTTAAACAGGAATCAACATAACCTGACTTGCTGTTTCAGCCTTCACTGCTGCTACATGAAAAGATTAATTTACTCCATAGGCAGGAAGACAGCTGTCCTTAACTGCCCTACAAGCTCTCAGAAAGGGCATCCTAGGACAGCAATATCAAATTGCCTAAGCTAAGC
This window encodes:
- the SLC25A15 gene encoding mitochondrial ornithine transporter 1 is translated as MKINSAIQAAIDLTAGAAGGTACVVTGQPFDTAKVKMQTFPDMYKGLVDCFVKTYKQVGFRGFYQGTTPALVANIAENSVLFMCYGFCQQIVRRIVGVDRKTKLSDLQNAAAGSFASAFATLVLCPTELVKCRLQAMHEMQLSGKIIQGHNTVWSVVKGVIQKDGPLGFYRGLSSTLLREVPGYFFFFGGYELSRTFFASGRSKDELGPIPLLLSGGFGGSCLWIAVYPVDCVKSRIQVLSMAGKQAGFMGTFVTVVRTEGVLALYSGLKPTMIRAFLANGALFLAYEYSRKLMMKQVDSY